AAGGAAATCAGAATCTTGGTGCAAGGATAATTCTAGAAGATACACGCTTAATGAAAGACCCACTTTACAAGGAAATGTTTTgcccatcacgtttgggattacTCAAGTAaagtcctataaggaaaagacttctacgtCAAGGAAGAAAGGCgaaccttctactactataaaagccccaataccctcacaaatcaaggtatgcgtaatttaccctctctagcactctagagttgtgagaataattctaacttgacctttggagggtatttggccggcaccacaccggtgctcacTGTGAGgtcttctattattttgttgtgcaggtcTACTTTGAGTGTGCGAATGCGAcctattggtgattttttcggCATTATCAATACTTATAATGGACAAAGCCTAAAGATGGATACTGCAAGAAATGTTACATACAAATGAACTGCTAAATAAACAATTTCTTGCCCTTCACTGGAAAAGCAAAAGCATGCACATATATTTGAAGCTAaattaaagttaataaaaagagaaaaaacagagCTCAAATTTTCACAGTTCTAAGATTTGAGATTGAAACTAGAAACAACAAACCATAACTAACCACACATAATGAAACCAGTAGCAACCAGTTGAGAATAGCaccaaaaaaccaaatatattatgtttgaaattatattataattttataaatacataaatttgcATCATAGCAACCAATCTGCATGATTAATGCATACAACAAAAGTTTAGTCAAtcctccaattaaaaaaatacaatttagaATTCCAAAAAGGAAACTGAAGAAAGGCAGATCAGATCTGATGAAATCCCCTTCAAATTGTAATGTAATCAACCACTTCtggattaattaatcaaattatacTATTCCTAATAACAGCATAACTAATAACTGGAAAGTAACACAAAGATAAATTGACTATGATGCCAAACATACAAGTCCCTATTACATTAGTAGAATCAGCCATCTATCATAGATTCAAGTACTTGAACTTGTCAATTCTTACCTCCATGGTCATCGTAAACAGCAAAGAATGAAGTGGATGGATCAAGATCAGGGAACGCAGCATgctaacaaaaataataatcatattaACCAACAGGTTAATggtaaatctttaaaaaaaaaaagaaaaaaaaaaagaataacgatgatgataataataataataataataaaaaaaaagttaagtcaACAGATAAATCAAATAAGTCCAGGTAATGTGAATATCACAAGTCACAaagataaatatttatttatgtattcctATAAACGCTACCTCATAAATTATCAACAGATATGAAGCAATAACGACAAAACATTACTAGTACCTACATTTAGATGGGGTGCTGAtcctaagagcatccacagcagtggatctatatttttagctttttagctctacaaaaagtcactttatctattttagcttCACACATAttacagcagtggatctattttaacttctaacccaataaaataatataaatatcccaataaaataatataactactctaataaaataatatatctcactaaaaaaaaaacctccacaCCATTATCCACAACCACCTCTATCATCAGAGCACCACCACAACCCACCGGCCAGCAACCACCAGCActttggggggaaaaaaaaaaaaaaaaaaaaaaacaaaaccacaaccacatTCACAAATTCCACAAACACCATTTCTATTCTCAATTCATTGAATCAATCACTTCTAAACAACGATTCCAGGCACCGAGCTCCCGGCCTCAGCTGTGGGACCCAAATTCTTGATCTTAACCGTGGCGGAGGAGCTCAAATTCTCCGTCTTGATCTACGTGTTTCGAGCTGAGCCGAACCGGAGCCTCCACCTGCGTTGGCGGCGTCGAGGCGAGCTGTGGTGAAGGTGCGAATGGAGGAGTCGTCTTCATCGGAGTTTCAGTGTTTGCAACGTCGGGGGCTTCCTCGTCGGAATCGTCGTCAGAATCAATGTGGGCGATGGGGCTTGGGGTGGGTCGGCGAGCTGGGTCGGCAGAACAGATCGGCGATGAGGGAGTTGGCCGGCGAGCTGAGGGATGAGGGAGATGAGGGAGCTAGCCGacaagaaagagaggaaaaaattttgaggaagaaagaaaaaaaaattgaggaagaaagaagaaagagagaagccggatagagagagagagaaaacaggAAATGTATATTTAATTGGGGAGGAGAGagaattgtaataaaaaagtttttttttttttttttttacctgtgAGCTACAGTGTACATCTaaaaatagatgtgcactgtagctgaggagctaaatcttttagatttagctccactgctgcatgGTGTTTTTTGtgacaaaaagctaaaaaaataccattatacCTATATAGCtgcactgctgcaaatgctctaatgCATTTTACAATTATGCTGTCTCGTATAGTATCTGGTATGTGGGGGAGGGGGTACTGCATCTCCTTGGTGAGGCTCCTCGCGTTGCTACAAAGATGGAGTTACAACCAAACAATGGATTACATGAATTCTAATACCAACCATAACAGCAGTTACTCAATATGCTCCATGCATTAAATGACTTGTCATACCATGGGGCCAGCCTTGTGTCCTGCTTTGTGACCACCTGTCCCACAAGGAGGTGTTTTTGTTGTGCATTTAGGTCGACCTTGTGGGGGTGACTATAACCCAACTACCTGCTCATTCTCAACATGCACATCTTGCTGTTTTGCTTGACTCCCAACAACGGAAGATCCTACAACTGCGGGGGAGGATGGTGTAGCAGATGAAATGTGAGTGCGTCCCGTAGTCATAGGATCTGTATGCAGTCCAGAAGTGGGCATGAATGACATGGACTGACTATGGGGTGGTACATGGCCTATATGACCAATGCTGTACGAGGGGGATTGAGTGTGCATGACAGGAGGGGTCTAACTGAAATCATAGCCGAGATCAAAGGATGGCAGGGTAAATGAAAGATGAGCGGGGTCAAAAAATGTATGTGGGGTGTGTGAAGGGATCTTGGGGTGAAAAGATGCATGAGCAGTGAGTAGAGGGATCTCTAGGTCAAGAATTGCATGAGCTGTACGTGGAGGGATCTTTGGGGTAGGAGATGCATGTGGGGGTGGAGGGAACTCTGGTGCATGTGGGGGTGGAGGGGGACCCGGCCTATTGACAACCTAATGGGGTGCAGCACACTGACCATGGCTATGGTTGGCACGAGTTGAGCTCGTGCTTGGTCGTCTAGTATCTTCTGGCGCTTCTTGATTTGCCCCATCGGTCTCTTCCAAGGGAAGTAGGGCAGTTATACGGAGAAGGCGTTCCACTACCTTAAGTACAGCTATAATCTGCTTGTACTCAGGACTACCTACTGCATGACGCATCAACAACTGCTTGTGACTGGCAACCTGcaagtaaataaatataattagtaCATCTAATACTAAAATGGTGATACGcaacaaaatatgaaaagaaaggTCGAAGCAATTACCATAATAAGAAGTGACGCGGAAGTGTGGTCAACGAACCTCAAAGTCACCCCATCGTACCAATCGAAGTATGGATGAGCAGGCGACATAGCACCCTCTAGTCGTACTCCATGACATAGAGATCGTGCTTGACTATTCCACACTTGGATATGGCCATAATGTTTGTCCCTCCAGTTCACCGCAATCTTCCCCCTCAGGTCTATGTCATGAAGGGCGTCGTCAGTATCAACATATGGGGGGATTTCTTATACCATCCCAAACTGACGAAGAACACGGTCTAGTGTATGTTTCTCTACTAGCCAGAAACATACAAGCGGCATCCTCGCTGTCCATACGGCCCTTCCTGCGACACAGAACGCAGGTAGGTGGGCTAATTTAGCTTCATATGGTTGCCACACCACCTGAAGTAGCCAAATGAAAGGGCAGCACATTATGCAATATTCCATTATTTTCAACTATGAGCTATTTTACAGTTATAAATACAATAGTCATAAACAATAGAAGAAACACAATTTGGGTACCTGCTTGGGATGCATAGAATCTAAAAGCTGACGGTACCGGACCAGACAGATTTCTTGGGGACTATTTTTCGTGCTCACGGCCCACACAGTCCTACAATTAAGAAAGAGGGAGTTAATACTTGGAATTGAGAATTTGAAGTaatcaacaacaataaatgatggCAATTGTAAATTTAACATTACATACGATTAAGTTTATACCAATAAATGATTATCTAAACATACGATTAGTGGTGGAGCGAGAAATTAATAACACTTGTATTATACATCAATCATAACATATGACCTCAGTGATTGTAAAAcgatatataaaaataaataaaaatcctattaattttcaaaatttgaggaATATCAAGGTTAAAATTTATTCTCTATGTCTAACAATGTGTCATGTCgtttaaaattatgaatctATTTCCAATAGAGACAATCGGTCAAGGAAGAGACTTACTTAATGGACAGTGGAGAAGGTGCAAATGGTGGGTCATATGCATCATCTGGTGGGAGGTCCTTCCTTGGGCACAAAAAAGGGAATCTGAACCATGCCCAATACTGAACCAGTAGCAAAGCCCCACCAATCTGACTAGCACCTCCGTCGGTTGCCCTGCATAACTCTCTGTACAACCATGCAAGGCAAGCGCTCCCCCAACTGTACTGAGGTGGATTGTGAAGGTTCCTCAACATCTGCAACCACATCGTATGCACCCTATTGCCAAACTTGTCGGCGAAAATTGTGTCTGCCAGCAGTGCTAGAATATAACACCGTGCATATTGATGCACAACCACCTTTGCTGCACCATCGGGCAACCCTTGGTCAATTTTTTCTAGTAGCTTATTAATTAGGATCCTTTGTCCTTTAAGCACCATAGCATTAGTAGCAATTCCAAGCAGACTCTAACATTTAGCAGCCCATGtcaagtcagtttttccaacaATTGCCTCACCATCGATTGGAATCCCCAAAAGAACCTCCACATCTTGTAATGTGATCGTTGTCTCACCATGTGGCAGGTGGAAGGTGTGGGTTTCAAGCCGCCATCGCTCAACGAAGGCCGTTATCAAGTTATGATCAATCTCTTTACTTGGGGTCCTATACAGCCCCTCTAATCTAACTCTCTTGACAATGTCGAGGATGCGATCATCCACCACTATCGAGCGTCGTTTTCGCAACTCGTCATTACGACCACGACATTTCAGTGCCCCCAGATCCTGCACATGATAGAACCATGGTAATGAGATGCAATATGCCATAAGGGTGTAACCTTTATATAAGGGTGTGCAATAGTCTGCCAATCTAACTTAACCTAACTAATGGGCATGACTATGCATTCAATGCTAGTAATACCATTGacaaacttagaattttagaaatggaaagaaaaaaaaatcaacataatgTAAAAGGATAAGAAGAGAATATTCAGCAGGTGGTTGATTTAATTTTACCTTGCCTTCCCAAACAGCACACGATCGATGATCTTTTAGAAACCTTATCACTGAATCCTCAATGGGACCAGGACTGAACTCATCAGGGATCTGAGCAGGAACAGCAGCCATACTGCACGAAGTTGAGGGAGTCAAGAGTAATATAAGCACATGTTGAAGATAAATTGGCAATGATCTCAATGTATAGCCTAATTTCTTCAACAACAAATTACTATTAATTACTATTAATTCTAgttcaacaacaacaatcacaaatcatTAAAATCATAATAGTTAAAACTATGATGCTTTTCTCTCATCACATATTCAATGGAAGATGGACTGAGAAGTTTCAGTTTTGGTTTCAAATCACCAAAATTACTATAAATTACTACACACAGGCACACTTCAATCCAAAAAACACTTATGCATCCCAATTGTTAATAGACCCAGTGGCAAATGTCTTGAAGTGGTTGCTTAAATCAAGAGATGAAAATTGAAGATAGAGTCTCAAGAGATTATCACAATGCATGTAACAGCCCCAAATTTCCAATAATTGTgcagttctttttctttttttgataagtaataattgTGCAGTTCTAAAATTCTAATACCAACCTAGCACGGAGTTCAAGAAACCAAAAGAACAACTACCACTGCAAAATCACTAAACAAGCTTTATAatgaattctgaaaaaaaaaatgattaaataaatatatgatatgaCATAAATAGTTTTGGAAATTTGCAGTTACAAAATGTAAAATAACAAACTAAATTGCATATGAAATGCATTAGAAATTTTGTAGAATCCTAATAATCATGTCTAAAAGTTCTTTCTCAAGCATAAAATTCTATATTACTATTATCATTTGAACAGTTCTGAATGGAGACCTAAGAGCAGAGCAAAAGCAGCACTGAGGTGAGGGCCCATGCATGTATGGCCCTTACATAAATGCACTAAGGtgatgaaattttgaattttttgtcacttatcaaaaaattacaaaagcagGTGTGGCCCTTACATAAATGCAATTCCACAAAATTGAATTAATCGATAATTACACCTTAAAAAATGATGAACACATCAACTTTCTCTCTGATCCCAATCTGTATACAGTTAATACCTCGTGGATGCTATTAACATTTTGGACAGACTATGGTGATAATTATATGCAAGCTTGTTCCTGACATGAAGATGTctttaaaatcttattaaattGCATTTTGGTACTGGAATATACTTCATATTTTGCActtcttttataaaaagaaataaacagtGGTTTTCTGGATCTGAAAGTAGTAGCATATCTTGACATTTTCTATTAATTATGGTAAACTCTTTCTAACTTCTACATTCCCCTTTTATGACTTTGAATCTTTTATCATCAGAACACCCTTCATTTCAATTCCCCAGATTTCCTATTTCAATAATTCAATCCAAATACCAGCCCCATATGCAGTATTtgcattcaaattcaaaaatgctACAGTTTTACATGCTCAGATCACACTTTTTTTCCTTAACAAGTTACACGCTGAGATAAACATAAAATTAGCTTTCTACATGCAAACACCATCATAgtcttcacaataaattttgctTTATAGGCCAGCTAGCAAAAgcacattttatttaaaaagctctacaaaatcaaaatccattgAGCACATTTTATTAAAGGCCAGCTAGATGACCATAATCAAAATTCTACATTTTCCTTGAATTGAACAAATCATTTGCCTCACAGTAGATATGGCAGCAAACTCTGCACCCCCCAAATATCAAGTACAATGCACACCTCCATTaccaataaacccaaaaaaaagatagaGTCCTTACTTTTGTGAGGTAGTTGGAGCCAACCACTGAGGGAGAAAGACTGAGCGAGGCGTAGACGGAGCGACGGGCGAGAGGCAATGACGGCGATGAAGCGAGAGGCGAGAGggaatgagagtgagagagagacttctcgtgagagagagatgagagagagactgagagtgaGAGGGAATGAGAGTGAGAACTGTgtgttttgaaagtttttttgtgTGCTGAactatttttgtgttttgaacTTGGTAGTGTGCTTGAACTATTTTTTTGAGTGCTGCGATGATGGACACGTGCCCAAAAGGAAACCGAGTACAATGGACTTGGTTTCCTTTAAATCAAAACCGAGTCCAATGAACTCGGTTTCTGGTCTTGCAAACTGAGTTCATTGAACTCGATTTATATGTACAAAAATCGAGTTCATTGAACTCGGTTTCTTGGCCTAGAAACCGAGTCCAATGAACTCGGTTTCTATGCTTACAAAACGAGTCCAATGAACTCGATTTCTGGCCTACGTGGACAGTCTGGCTGCTGGCAAAACAGGAAACTCGAGTACAATATACTCGATTTTATAACCCAAAAATCGAGTCCTCTGAACTTGAATTGTTTGAAACCAAATTAGTTTGAAACATTTCGtaactaatgatattgtttggattttatagttattttctaaaaaaaaccagaaaaatcCTAAGAACCTTATTCTTCATCCCCCCATATATACTATTACTCATTTCTACATTCATCTTCTTAGAATCCAATTTACTACAATCTCATATACACGTCAACACGCACAACTCCCTTCATCAATCTAGTGAAAGATTCGTGGATTAAGAAATCAAACACATTAAAATACTCCATTTtagtaaagaaattaaaaaaaaaaatctaccatCAAATTGTTTGAAGAAGGTTGTGCTTTCCATGGTGGACTATGAATAACATGATGATTTTCGATGATATAGGTTAATTAAGTAAGTTTCGGTtggctcaactagtaaagtttctgatagttgtataagagatctgagattcaattcctgcttacactaaaaattgattgatgtcttggtctgatgataaagagctatcttCAAGAGCgaacgccataggttgaaactctctctcaaataaaaaaatgttaattaatatTGCCATGCATATATCTCTATAATTAATCAAGCATTAAATTAggttttaaaaatgaattttgtaatttcataaattttttagagtATTTTAGAGTTTGTCAAGGAATAACACTCTCGGATTGGTCCGAGAACACAGATTCTTGAATATTAGCTCTTAAAACTTTATTACAGATTTGTTTACAGTTTTTTCCTTCCCCTTCTTCATGGAGGGTCTTTCACGTTATATAGCCCTGCCTGGACTATCTTAATCCtatacttgttgatcatctgagcccTTACTTGAATACCTGTCACAccagacaccctctttggctttctgtgagttgcttTTGCCAAGGCAGCATTGTTCAAAGGTCTTCTCTatataaatgcggccagaaaagtagctatagtgcatttaatgtggtggtagcagctttcccttagatattttgagtttccttcTACTTACACATTTATGAGACACGTTCCTATTGCTGGAGCTTTTTAGAGGATTACCTTAGTTGCTGGAATGCATGCTTGAGCTGcattcatcatatccgaggaggagttcctcctcggatcTCCTTCCATTCATTCCTCACTTATAAGACCTTCACTAGAGGCTTCTGATAACTGCTTGCTTCTCTTCGGACAATCCAGCGTTCCCGGAcaaaggcccaaggcccaacatgTCATTCTGGACCttatccccacaatagcccctcaaaatctcaatttttcccttttatccAAGGAGAAAAGGTGGGATTTTGATTCCCAAAAGATGAAGTCAATTGATCCCTTGATTTACACGCGTGGGAGTATAGTTTAATGTGTCTTATGATTGCTACTATCGTTTCAAAGTTCGTGAGGTGCTATTGATTGCTCCAGGTGGCGCCTTGTTCCCCAGATCTGATGGTGACGCGTATATCCAACGGTGGACCTTTTTCTTCAAAGTTTGAGCGGGATAACTCCCatccattctctctctctataaaaggCGCCTGAAGGACTTCTTTCTCCTCATTTTGCAAAAGCTTTCAAACTTTCAAGAACTCTCAACTTCTCCAAAACTCTCTACAGTGTCGCTCATTCACCTTctgtaagttttactttttcCTCAGATTGTTTTCTCCTCGGTCGGCCTCCTCGGCTCTCTTTTCTTTCGAAAGACTTTTTAGTGCCCCTTGCGTTTGCTTAGATGGGTAGGTTCAAGTACCTAGTAGACTCCCCAGCCGCTATGAAGGGTTTTAGGGCCAAGTACCGTATTCCGCAGGGAGTAGCCCTGCAATACTGTGCCCCAGACCGAATTCTTACTGATAGAAAAGTAGGTGAAGTCATCATTCCGATGATTGCCTTCTTGGAGGGAGGGATGACGCTACCCATGGGTAGGGTGACTAGGGACTACCTAATTAACCACAGGCTGACTCCCCACCAATGCGCCCCCAACCTCTTTGGGTCTTGGGTTGCGTAGACGCTTTCAATGAGCAAATGGGTTTAGGGCTCATGTGGCTTAATGTGGTCCACCTGTACGAGTGCCATAAGCTCGCCGGTGCAAGGTATTACTTAAAGTCCTGGTCCAACATCGTCAGACTGATATCGTGCCTTCCCAAGTCAAACAAGGATATGAAGGACAATTACCTCCTGGTCTTCGGGGAGTGGCATGACGGTCTTCACTGCCCAACTCGGGCAGGGGATTTAGGTGGAGTGCATTAGGATTAGGTACCGTAGTTTAGTTTCCTTGATATTCCGTCTTCTTGGATGATAGTTTTGTTGACCTAACCATAATTTCCTCCTCGGGTGAATTTTTGCAGACAAAAACCATGTCGCTCTGAGGCTAAGTTTGGTGAACGTACCGGCCCTTAACAAACTGTTGAGATCCGAGGTATTCATAAGCGAGGACGAACAACTACGAGCTGCTTCTTGATTTTGGACTACGAGCCCTTATCTCGTATATTCCAGGACGCAGGTCAGGTAATAAAGGCTGGCAATCCTCGATTGAACAGAATAGACGTCTCTAAGCCAGGATTCCTAGCTCGCAGAGATCTTCCACCCGTTCAGCTGCCCATCCAGCGTGTTCCCCAGGAAGTAGCTACTCCAAGAGAAGGGACAGATTTTGCACATTTGTCCCTCTCTGCCAAGATAAACCAATTTCGTCTTGAGGACGAAGTTGAAGCTCCAGGCTGGTCGATAGTACTCTTGGAGTCTGAGACTGATATTGACTGACTTTCGGCAGCCAATACCTTGGGCCTGGTGGTTACTCAGATTAACTTCGATTTCGAGAAAGAAGAGATGGCTGTAAACCAGAAGAGAAGCCTGCAAGACCTTATGGCCTCCAGGAACAAGGGGACAACTTCACAAGAAGTACCTAGGTCCTAAGTCCTTGCAACTCTTCCTCCCCCTCCCGCTCCTTTCCCTACCGATCCAGGCTTGCAAGCGATGAGggacttaaagaagaaaagtctGCTGCAAGAGATTGAGGAGGGAGAGTTACCCCCTCAAAAGGGCACAAAGTAACAAAAGACTGCTAAGGATCCAAAGGATAAGAGGTCCTCATCCATGGACAGTCGAGAAGAGCAGAACCAGGCCGAGGTGCGCCTACCACAACGTGTGTGGTCGCCTTGACTAGAGGTTGACGGGGCTAGCATTCCGTGGAATGCCTCTGTTAGGGAGTATCAGAGAGGTCATTCCACGTATATGGCTGAGTCCTTGGAGTAGCCACTTCTCTTGCCTAAGGATATGGAGGCCTTGAGGAAGCTAAAGCAGCACGACCTTTTCCTGTCCCTAAAAAGGGACCTCCTCTGGTAAGTCCAAATTCTcgtcctttttatttattttagcacTAGTATGCAGATATTGTTCTCGTCTGTTTGTAAGGGATTCCATTATTGTTCTTATGCAGATTACCCAGGAGGTTTATGTGGCCGAGGAGTGGGTCAACAAAGCTAGGAACAATAACAGGCATGAGGCCAACCTCCATCTTAATGCCGAGAAGACTTTGGGGGCCATAAAGGAGGAGAATAAAGATCTGGCCATTAAGCTGACCACCTCAAAGAGGGATCAGAATAGCACCCTGGCCGGCCTAAAGAATGTTGAGACTCAAGCTGAGGATCAACGCAAGTTGCTTTATCAAATAGAGATAAAGCTAGCCACTTCTAAGCAACTTGTGCTGGATCTGAAGGTGGAGCTGCAGAAGGCCAGAGAGGTAACTCAATTGACAAAGGAGGCACTGGAGGCCGAGAAGCAAGCAGCCTATACCCTTGGCATAGAGGAGACACAAGCCAGACTGATTGAGGAGCTAGCTGAGGCATGCAGGGACTACTGCGATGCCACATGGGCTGAAGCCCTTAACATTGCAGGAGTTCCTGCAGACTCAAAGTGGAGGCAGTAGGGAAAGATCTTTTACCACCCTGATATCCACGCGATCCCGAGCGGCCTTCCACTTCCCTTTACCCTTGCCCTTGAGTCCATGGAGCAGCCTCTGACTACTCAAGCTACAATCCTTTTTCCCGAGAGGGATCCAACCTAGCTAGTGACCAATTATAAGGGGTTGAGGGGCCCAAAGATCAGGGCAAGGGTAAGGAGAAAAGGTCCCCCTCCAAAGTCAAAGATGCCGCCAAGGGCAAGGATGCTGCAGCTAAGGCAAAAGAAGCTGAGGCCGAGATTAACGATGCTAGTAATAAGGCCAAGGATGCTCCTTCCTCTTGGCCAAGCCAACAAGAAGATCCTTCTGCTCCTGAGGCGAAGGCTTAGAACTTAGGAACTTTTTGTAGTACTTAGGGATTTTGTGGTGACACTTTATCTGAATGTAATGTACTCATCTTATTTAATAGaaatgtctttctttctttctctttttttattatttatttatttttatctcggAAATTCCTTGCACTTTTATTTCATATGTTTTAAGGATTATCACCATCATGAATAGCATTGTGTCATTGCTACCTTATACTTAAAAACAGATAACAATACGTTGGTAATTATTGGGACAATCTAATTGTGTACCAGCCATATACGAGTTGACCACATCTCCTGATACAATAGCGTTTTgcttaaacacttataaaaatgtaataatgtattaatttccccaaagcatctggtctgaggaCTTCAACACACTTATACAATGAATGGACGTACTGGCAaagaaaactttcattaataatagtacctttttaggttatttacattccaagggtgtggtattacatgctcatctaagtcttctaaaAAATATGCTCATATACTAGCCACTGAGGTGATGCGgcatggtccttcccaattaggccctaGCTTTCCCCATGCTGGGTTCTTTGCAGAACCTAGGACCTTTCTCAATACCAAGTCACCCGGCGCTAATGGCCTTAGCTTCACGTTGGCgtcataaccttgcttgagcttatGTTGGTAGTATGCCAATTGAACCATTGCGTTCTCCCTTCTTTCTTTAATAAAGTCTAAACTCTTTTCTAATAATTCACTATTATTGCCCAGATTAAAAGAGCTATTCCTTAGTGTAGGGAAGCTGTTCTCCAGAGGAATAACCGCCTCGGCGCTGTATGTCATTGAAGAGGGGGTTTCCTCGGTGGATCTATGAGGCGCGGTTTGGTATGTCCAGAGGACATGTGGCAGTTCTTCCATCCATTTTCTCTTTGCatcgtccaacctcttcttgagtccattTACTATGGCCTTGTTAACAGCCTCGGCTTGACCATTCCCCTGGGGATAGGCTGGGGTAGAGTATCTGTTTTTGATTCCCAAGTCACAGTAGTATCTCCTAAAAGATTTGCTATCGAATTGAAGgccgttgtccgagatgagggtaTGAGGGATTCCGAATCGagtgacaatgtttttccaaacaaacttcttGGCGTCCACGTCCCTGATATTTGCCAAGGGCTCGACTtatacccatttggtgaagtagtttGTGCCTACTAATAGGTATCTCTTGTTTCTTGTTGCTTTGGGGAAAGGGCCTACAATGTCTAAGCCCCATTACACGAACGGCCAAGGGCTGCACAGAGGATTATGGACTCCTCCCGATTGATGCATGTTTGGCGCGAACTTTTGACATTGATCACATTTCCTTACGTATTCATGTGcttctttttgcatttttggccACCAGTAGCCTTGAGTGATGGCCTTGTGTGCCAAAGAT
The Quercus lobata isolate SW786 chromosome 10, ValleyOak3.0 Primary Assembly, whole genome shotgun sequence DNA segment above includes these coding regions:
- the LOC115964727 gene encoding protein MAIN-LIKE 2-like, with product MGSVIPPSKKAIIGMMTSPTFLSVRIRSGAQYCRATPCGIRMAAVPAQIPDEFSPGPIEDSVIRFLKDHRSCAVWEGKDLGALKCRGRNDELRKRRSIVVDDRILDIVKRVRLEGLYRTPSKEIDHNLITAFVERWRLETHTFHLPHGETTITLQDVEVLLGIPIDGESLLGIATNAMVLKGQRILINKLLEKIDQGLPDGAAKVVVHQYARCYILALLADTIFADKFGNRVHTMWLQMLRNLHNPPQYSWGSACLAWLYRELCRATDGGASQIGGALLLVQYWAWFRFPFLCPRKDLPPDDAYDPPFAPSPLSIK